CGCCGCGGCCAAGTCCTTCCCCGTCTTCACGCCCGCGCCACAGAGCACAAGCGAGCCCGGGCGGATGGACTTGACGGCCCGCACGGCGTCCCGCACGATCGCCGGGTCGGCGCTTGTGACGCTCACCGCGCCCCCGATGAGCTCGGGCGGCTCGACGGCCACCATGTCCGGCTCCCGCCGTGCGGCCTCGCGCGTGGCCTCGACGTCGTTTGCGCACACGACGCTTGCCAGCCCGGCGGAGCGAAGGCGCGCGACGGCGCCGCCGACGCGTTCCCAGGGAATGCGATTCTCCGCGTGGTTGAGCAGGGAGCCCTTGGCGCCCGCCTCGGCGATCGCCTCCACGGGCACGCGCCCCGTGCCCGCGCCGGGGGGGTCCGGATCGGCGTGCTGCGCAAACGTGGGAAGCCGCGTCGCCTGCGCAACGGCCCGCAGGTCGACGGCGTTCGGGCAGACGACGACGGTGGCCGACGT
This Candidatus Thermoplasmatota archaeon DNA region includes the following protein-coding sequences:
- the tpiA gene encoding triose-phosphate isomerase translates to MALRPPIVIVNYKIYAQAVGRGALSLTAALERAAERTSATVVVCPNAVDLRAVAQATRLPTFAQHADPDPPGAGTGRVPVEAIAEAGAKGSLLNHAENRIPWERVGGAVARLRSAGLASVVCANDVEATREAARREPDMVAVEPPELIGGAVSVTSADPAIVRDAVRAVKSIRPGSLVLCGAGVKTGKDLAAALDLGADGVLLASGVTAAKDPGAALRDLLGAVA